One genomic region from Rosa rugosa chromosome 1, drRosRugo1.1, whole genome shotgun sequence encodes:
- the LOC133716845 gene encoding transcription initiation factor TFIID subunit 14b: MSARKVGEAQPQPEDGGSAQVSQSVRASKSSDDSDKKSTDRKLKDVDICVPIVYGTIAFYLGRKASESQSHKWTVYVRGATNEDLGVVVKRVVFQLHPSFNNPMRVIESPPFELTECGWGEFEIAISLFFHNDICEKQLDLYHHLKLYTEDESGPQSTKKPVVMESYNEIVFPDPSEAFFARVQNHPAVIVPRLPAGFNLPNPVINDNMNENKCGDTKDHPLSQWFLNFSEADELLKLAAARQEVQAHIVNMRRKLNLMEGVPQLSKPPSGFEYA; the protein is encoded by the exons ATGTCAGCGAGGAAAGTAGGTGAAGCTCAACCTCAGCCTGAGGACGGTGGCTCTGCGCAAGTTTCACAGTCCGTTCGAGCTTCCAAGTCTAGTGATGATAGTGACAAGAAG AGCACAGACAGGAAACTTAAGGATGTTGATATTTGTGTGCCGATAGTATATGGGACGATCGCGTTCTATCTCGGTAGAAAGGCCAGTGA GTCTCAGTCCCATAAGTGGACAGTTTATGTTCGTGGAGCTACGAACGAGGACCTTGGGGTGGTGGTGAAGCGTGTTGTCTTTCAATTGCATCCTAGTTTCAACAACCCTATGAGAGTGATTGAATCGCCCCCATTTGAGTTAACAGAATGTGGTTGGGGTGAATTTGAAATTGCCATCAGCCTGTTCTTCCACAATGATATCTGTGAGAAACAGTTGGACTT GTATCACCATTTGAAGCTATATACTGAAGATGAATCAGGCCCCCAGTCGACCAAGAAACCTGTTGTTATGGAATCTTACAATGAAATTGTTTTTCCAGACCCTTCCGAGGCATTTTTTGCTCGTGTGCAAAACCATCCAGCTGTCATAGTTCCCCGTTTGCCTGCCGGGTTTAACTTGCCTAATCCTG TTATTAATGATAACATGAATGAAAACAAATGCGGAGACACGAAGGATCATCCTCTTAGTCAGTGGTTCTTGAACTTTTCAGAGGCAGATGAACTCCTAAAACTTGCAGCAGCTCGCCAAGAG GTTCAAGCCCACATTGTTAACATGAGAAGAAAACTGAACTTGATGGAAGGGGTGCCCCAGCTGTCCAAACCACCCTCTGGATTTGAATATGCATGA